The Porites lutea chromosome 9, jaPorLute2.1, whole genome shotgun sequence sequence AGTATACTCCATCATGTCCGGGCATGGTATGACCACATGTGATCAGTCGCCCTCTGTGGGGATCTTGCTTTTTCTAAATTTAACATTCAAAACAGAATAAGGCTGAATAATCAATCTGTGACCGCCGCAAACACAGCAATCACAAACTTACTATTCTCCGCGATTCATGTATAATCTGCGGTGCTGTACATGTGTCCGCTTCAGTTATAAAAACGGTGGCCTTTTAAAATGCtatatacccccccccccccccccttcccatcTACGGCTTTTTactcaagaaaaaattaaaaagataaaaaaactcaCTCACTCACGTATACCGAATGATTAACTTACTGGCAGTGATTCACAGACTGTCTGATTGACTGACTCACTAGCCTGGGACAAGGCTCTAGTGTGAGGAAAAATGGTACAAAACGGGgtactgattgactgactgacttactcaCCTGCGAAAATAGTGATTACAGTTTCTACAGTGAATGCAACCATAATAAGAGCAATATTTTAATAACACCGTACCTGAATGCCAAATCCCGGACCTGGAAGAAATGGAGAAGTACCGATCTGCTCAGATAAGTTATATGGCTTGCTCCATGACAGACCAAAGTCATCACTGCTGATCAAAAATGTAGTATGATATACGCATTTGTGTGCACAGAAGGAATAAACGACAAACACACGATAAACCTCCTCATCCACAATAACTGTCCCAAGGTTCAATCCATCAGGGGCTTCACCATCATCTTCGAGAAAGGAAGTATTACTCCAAGTAATTCCTTGATCTTTAGATCGTCTTATGGCTAGAAATTTAGGTCCAGAATCTCCAGAGCTGTGCTTTCTTCCTTCTGCTAATGCGATGAGGGATCCATCAGGGAGAGAAGTGATTATAGGGATACGATAAGTGTTGACGCCTAAATCACCTGAAAACGCAAATGTTAATTAATGGTTACGTCGAAATGACATATATTCTGCTATTTTTAATGCACTTCCTTTTGCAAACAGGAGAGTTGCAGTTCGCCGGCTGTAAAATTCACCTCGGACTCGACActcaaaccaaaacaaaagtgCGTAGGGATCAAAAAGAGGTGGTCCCacataaaagatatttttacaCAATATTTCACCCGTCAAAATTTATGCCGGCTATAAGCGAATGGTTCTTAACATCGATCATGCAACATTACTGgctaaataaatagataaatgaataaacaataataaattttaaaaaaaaggggaaTTGAACGTTTATACGCCTTGATTACATGTAAAGGGAAGACATTTTGTCAACATTTAAAAAGAGCAGTTTCAATAGACTGACAAGTGACTCAATACATTTTGCGattatctatttttatttttattcgtACAGAAATATGCATTATTCATGCACTTATGTTGAAAAACCTAATCTGCAAAACTTTTTGGTCAATTAACGAATATTGAACCGTATGTGTTTGGCGTGATTCAGGATAAATACTCTCCCCAAAATAAAATCAACGACCTTAACTGGCTCCCGTTACCCATCCTTTATGCCGATTTGGCCTACTAAAAAAGCtcttaaagcaaaaaaaacttttgctaGTTTTACCTTGCTTCCATAAGGTTACTTCGTGGTCAATTGTAGGGTTTGAAATGCTTGGGAGAATTCCCACTGAAACGAAAAGGACAAACCCCAAAAGGCTTGACACGGAAGTCGTGGTCGCCATCATTGCATTTCCGGTTATGCGCCTTGCCTCGTTTTCAGTATGTGGATAACTTTCCACTTTCCATGGTCCCCTTAGCGAGGGAAATTTTAAATGTGGATGTTATTATGTTTCTCTCACAAAAGAAATAACGAAAAAATATATAGTAGGTAAAAGGAAAGTCAAATATTTAATTAAAAACATATCTGAGCCAAGCACAGATAGGGAAACGGTATACAAAATAATGTAACTAGCTCACTCTCTATACCCTACTTAGGTTAGAATTTAGACAACTTCATGAAATCACTGCTGACCAGTTGCTGACCACGATTTTTATTTATAGATGGTGACTGTCGTTTAGATTTTTATCGAATCAGttttagaaatgaaaattaatttagTTTGTGGTTATCTCATTGGAATGGTAGTTGCTGCGATGTGACTGCCTGATTGTTTATCGAGCCTCTAATGGAAATCATGGGAGTAAATCTTTCAAGGGAACCAGATTGGCATTGTGAGAAATGCACGTTGATAAACCCTGGAAAGAATGGCACCTGTCAGGCTTGTGGTCTGCGAAAGCAGACCACTGTCAGCTGGATCTGTAAAGCTTGTGCTTCTCGGAACCCCCAGGCTTTAGTTCTTT is a genomic window containing:
- the LOC140947675 gene encoding sialidase-1-like isoform X1, producing MMATTTSVSSLLGFVLFVSVGILPSISNPTIDHEVTLWKQGDLGVNTYRIPIITSLPDGSLIALAEGRKHSSGDSGPKFLAIRRSKDQGITWSNTSFLEDDGEAPDGLNLGTVIVDEEVYRVFVVYSFCAHKCVYHTTFLISSDDFGLSWSKPYNLSEQIGTSPFLPGPGFGIQKKQDPHRGRLITCGHTMPGHDGVYCIVSDDHGKSWRIAGNITQRGSFEPDESQLIELNNGVILMSSRNQGNFHCHCRIMSKSYDGAESFAHADIYVDETLEDPVVAASLLGLRTTVYFSNPANKMFRVNMTLRWSKDNGASWNGALTVWKGASGYSCLAIVPGMQANETFIGLVFEKGHLRYYESIVFVRFRLE
- the LOC140947675 gene encoding sialidase-1-like isoform X2, encoding MMATTTSVSSLLGFVLFVSVGILPSISNPTIDHEVTLWKQGDLGVNTYRIPIITSLPDGSLIALAEGRKHSSGDSGPKFLAIRRSKDQGITWSNTSFLEDDGEAPDGLNLGTVIVDEEVYRVFVVYSFCAHKCVYHTTFLISSDDFGLSWSKPYNLSEQIGTSPFLPGPGFGIQLIELNNGVILMSSRNQGNFHCHCRIMSKSYDGAESFAHADIYVDETLEDPVVAASLLGLRTTVYFSNPANKMFRVNMTLRWSKDNGASWNGALTVWKGASGYSCLAIVPGMQANETFIGLVFEKGHLRYYESIVFVRFRLE